A portion of the Acidobacteriota bacterium genome contains these proteins:
- a CDS encoding carboxypeptidase regulatory-like domain-containing protein has translation MSALGRWLIMLLLIAVAGDVDVRVAGQAQRDQRVPARDRPADTPAGTAVIAGVVVTQSEPQQPVRRVSVMLASGPIVIPRTAVTDDEGRFEFTGLAAGNYTLVGQKPAWVTSVYGARSASDTQGIPVAVTDGQRVAGLRLPMMRGAVVAGVVRLASGQPARDLAVQLLQVRTLDGRRQTTTVAAPAPTNDLGAYRVFGLPPGDYVVQARSQPNMGQGPVLRQVTEAEVRWGDQQLAQAQALTAAAAAVADPPPPGPAVTYTSVYFPGTTLASDAAVITLRPGEERLGVDFSLSLVPTALVTGTVRGPGGEPAAGASVILEPDGGSDDLIGILMGGGRTATRPDGTFTLTGVTPGRYSLTVRGTPQRAGAAPQSAADAQMSQAIAMATAMAGAMGGGRENPATLWAAEAIDVNGQDLGPLELELREGLTVTGTVIAEGGAVPPDAAAIRITVSRPSTGDRATAMVSSAMSASAGAPKEDGTFTVRGLMPGRYQLAVSGKPMRLNAMIPGVAPAQRGWVVKSIQWRGQDLADSGIELQADVPVTGVVVTLTNRPAELGGRVLDAAGRPTGAFPIVVFSVDRARWGAGSRRVAQAQPASDGKFLVVGLPAGEYFLAAVTRLEPGDLADRQFLEDLTPQSLRITIGDGEKKTQDLKLASGG, from the coding sequence ATGAGCGCCCTCGGCCGGTGGCTCATCATGTTGTTGCTGATCGCGGTGGCTGGTGATGTGGACGTCCGCGTGGCCGGTCAAGCCCAGCGCGATCAACGCGTACCCGCGCGCGATCGCCCAGCGGATACTCCAGCAGGCACAGCGGTGATCGCGGGCGTGGTGGTCACACAGTCTGAACCGCAGCAGCCTGTGCGCCGCGTGAGCGTCATGCTGGCCTCGGGCCCTATCGTGATCCCGCGTACGGCGGTGACCGATGACGAAGGCCGATTTGAATTCACCGGTCTCGCCGCCGGTAACTACACACTGGTCGGCCAAAAACCGGCCTGGGTCACGTCCGTGTATGGCGCTCGAAGCGCGTCGGACACTCAGGGTATTCCCGTGGCGGTGACCGACGGACAACGAGTGGCCGGACTGCGGCTGCCGATGATGCGCGGTGCCGTGGTCGCCGGTGTGGTGCGCCTGGCAAGTGGACAACCGGCTCGTGATCTCGCCGTGCAGCTGCTGCAGGTCAGGACCCTGGACGGGCGCCGACAGACCACCACGGTGGCCGCGCCGGCGCCCACGAACGACCTCGGCGCGTACCGTGTTTTCGGCCTTCCACCCGGCGACTACGTGGTGCAGGCCCGATCGCAACCCAACATGGGCCAGGGGCCCGTGCTGCGTCAGGTCACGGAGGCCGAAGTGCGGTGGGGCGACCAGCAACTCGCCCAAGCCCAGGCGCTTACTGCGGCTGCTGCGGCAGTGGCCGATCCGCCACCGCCCGGGCCCGCTGTGACGTACACCTCGGTGTATTTTCCGGGCACCACCCTCGCGTCAGACGCGGCCGTGATTACACTGCGCCCGGGAGAAGAACGTCTCGGTGTGGACTTCTCCCTGTCGCTCGTACCCACCGCTCTGGTGACGGGCACGGTCAGGGGTCCGGGCGGCGAGCCGGCCGCCGGCGCCAGCGTCATCCTGGAACCGGACGGCGGGAGTGACGATTTGATCGGCATCCTGATGGGGGGCGGCCGGACAGCCACCCGGCCCGACGGCACATTTACGTTGACCGGCGTGACGCCGGGCCGGTACTCGCTGACCGTTCGGGGCACACCCCAGCGCGCAGGCGCGGCGCCGCAGTCGGCCGCCGACGCGCAGATGTCCCAGGCGATCGCCATGGCCACCGCGATGGCCGGCGCCATGGGTGGCGGCCGAGAGAATCCCGCGACGTTGTGGGCCGCCGAAGCCATCGACGTCAATGGCCAGGATCTCGGGCCATTGGAACTGGAACTGCGCGAAGGCCTGACCGTGACGGGCACTGTGATTGCCGAAGGGGGGGCAGTGCCGCCCGATGCGGCGGCGATCCGAATCACCGTCTCGCGGCCCTCCACCGGCGATAGGGCCACGGCGATGGTCTCGAGCGCGATGAGTGCCTCGGCCGGCGCTCCAAAGGAGGACGGCACATTTACCGTCCGGGGTTTAATGCCCGGCAGGTACCAGTTGGCCGTGTCGGGCAAGCCGATGCGCCTCAACGCCATGATCCCTGGCGTGGCTCCGGCGCAGCGCGGGTGGGTGGTGAAGTCGATTCAGTGGCGCGGTCAGGATCTGGCCGATTCCGGGATTGAACTGCAGGCCGACGTGCCGGTCACGGGTGTGGTTGTGACCCTGACAAATCGGCCGGCTGAACTCGGCGGTCGGGTACTCGACGCCGCCGGTCGCCCCACCGGCGCCTTTCCCATCGTCGTCTTTTCCGTGGACCGCGCGCGTTGGGGCGCTGGATCCAGGCGTGTGGCACAGGCGCAGCCGGCCTCCGACGGGAAGTTTCTGGTCGTGGGCCTGCCCGCCGGTGAGTATTTTCTGGCTGCGGTCACCCGATTGGAGCCCGGAGACCTTGCCGATCGGCAGTTTCTGGAGGACCTCACACCTCAGTCCCTCCGGATCACCATTGGTGATGGCGAGAAGAAGACTCAGGACCTGAAGCTGGCTTCAGGCGGTTGA
- a CDS encoding DUF58 domain-containing protein encodes MALSFDSDFLKKLEYLHVVSKKAFAGQARADRLAPKRGRGLEFADTRGYSAGDDFRHIDWKAYKRLGRLLLRLFDEEQDLPIYLFIDASRSMEATEKFDQARRLAAALCYIGLAHLDRVTIMPFDETVREERTAGQGKGRIFRVFEQLEQMQTGGKTNMAESFKLFAARGRRQGLAVIISDFLDPGGYESALKVLQARGHDVYVVQMASKADRDPGALGDVKFVDTETEVVRDVEVTPALAAAYTKAWEEHTEELARFCGRYNIGYVRADAERPVEEIILQTFRQGRFVA; translated from the coding sequence GTGGCTCTCAGTTTCGATTCCGACTTCCTCAAGAAGCTCGAGTACCTGCACGTCGTCTCCAAGAAGGCGTTTGCAGGCCAGGCTCGGGCCGATCGTCTCGCGCCCAAACGCGGACGTGGGCTGGAGTTTGCCGACACGCGAGGGTATTCGGCCGGTGATGATTTCCGGCACATCGACTGGAAGGCGTACAAACGGCTGGGACGCCTGCTGCTGCGCCTGTTCGACGAAGAACAGGACCTGCCGATCTATCTGTTCATTGACGCCAGCCGGTCCATGGAAGCGACCGAGAAGTTTGATCAGGCGCGGCGCCTGGCGGCGGCGCTCTGTTACATCGGCCTGGCGCACCTCGACCGCGTCACGATCATGCCGTTTGATGAAACCGTGCGTGAGGAACGTACGGCCGGACAAGGCAAGGGCCGCATCTTCCGTGTGTTCGAACAGCTCGAACAGATGCAGACCGGCGGCAAGACCAACATGGCGGAGTCGTTCAAGTTGTTTGCCGCGCGCGGCCGCCGGCAGGGGCTGGCCGTGATCATCTCGGACTTCCTTGACCCTGGTGGTTACGAGAGCGCGCTGAAGGTGCTGCAAGCGCGCGGCCACGACGTGTATGTGGTGCAGATGGCCTCGAAAGCGGATCGGGATCCCGGTGCGTTGGGTGACGTGAAGTTTGTCGATACGGAGACCGAGGTCGTGCGCGACGTCGAAGTCACTCCGGCGTTGGCGGCCGCCTACACGAAGGCGTGGGAAGAGCACACCGAAGAACTGGCGCGGTTCTGCGGCCGGTACAACATCGGGTATGTGCGGGCCGACGCCGAACGGCCGGTGGAAGAAATCATCCTGCAGACCTTCCGGCAGGGACGGTTCGTCGCATGA
- a CDS encoding VWA domain-containing protein, with the protein MSVIWTSPAALWLLALVPLVWVAARYSRTNFNPRQHLLQTIVRTLVLAALAIALARPVFEVGSSRLSVVYLVDVSYSISSRSVTEAAAKIAELNTSLQPDHSRIVAFGRHARVVTDGAALGQLVSAELANGQAESAVDRSASDLDAALAAARAELAPGHVPRLVLFSDGHATTGDVAKAVAQLAAAGIPVHVFPMAPRELGDTWVEALRLPLRLAPGGLIAATVDVGSQRNTSALVEIRNGAKVLGSKAVALTPGTTPVPVEISVDDAGAVSLEARVTSPGDPLETNNTLTQAALVAPRPKVLYVEGTLASSRYLTAALEQSGFDVEVRPAAGLPASVDGLTPFDVVVLSDLARSVLPDSKVAVLSTWVEEFGGGLLVAGGEAVFGEDGYRESPLERLLPVTFERKDEPEVALIMVLDKSWSMAGTNIEMLRVSAQAAVDVMKDEHTLGIVTFNDSLDWTLTARQVGPNREVIRKAIAGIEPSGHTLIFPAVEQGYLALQKLKARAKHVLLLSDGRSYPDDYETLINKMTAEKMTVSSVAMGAAADRELLANIAKWGKGRNYAADDPKDVPQIFVKEAKDVTSPGFDEKLLKPVVKHVGFLDGIDFSRAPQLRGRTATVIKDTALELIQTEEEDPLLAYWPIGAGRAAVFASDVKDRWAADWLKWRGYGPFFSAVVRELAGQRFAAWSMDLDVSPARGVSRSVTVTVEAREPDGRPRNLLRPTVRVEAGGQPRDLVARQVAPGRYEARLTTDASAEVSATLVDASVPATEGLSRRFVPDAGAEYRFGAPDNTLLTSLASSTGGTVAPDGEKLRSAATDSSAARRAGWPGLVLFALIGWAIDLLLRRIRLFER; encoded by the coding sequence ATGTCGGTAATCTGGACCTCGCCAGCCGCGTTGTGGCTGCTCGCGCTCGTGCCCCTCGTGTGGGTTGCGGCCAGGTACTCGCGTACGAACTTCAATCCGCGCCAGCACCTGTTGCAGACGATTGTGCGCACGCTCGTGCTCGCCGCGTTGGCCATCGCGCTGGCCCGCCCGGTGTTTGAGGTGGGCTCATCGCGCCTCTCGGTGGTGTACCTCGTCGACGTCTCGTACAGTATTTCGTCGCGGTCGGTCACTGAAGCGGCGGCGAAGATCGCCGAACTCAACACATCACTTCAGCCGGACCATTCGCGGATTGTGGCGTTCGGACGACATGCGCGGGTGGTGACCGACGGCGCCGCGCTCGGCCAGTTGGTGTCGGCGGAACTGGCGAACGGCCAGGCCGAGTCTGCGGTGGATCGCAGTGCCAGCGACCTGGACGCGGCCCTTGCGGCCGCGCGCGCCGAACTGGCACCGGGGCACGTGCCCCGGCTCGTCCTGTTTTCTGATGGCCACGCCACCACAGGCGACGTGGCCAAAGCCGTGGCGCAACTGGCCGCCGCAGGCATTCCCGTGCACGTGTTTCCGATGGCGCCTCGCGAGCTTGGCGACACATGGGTCGAGGCCCTGCGACTCCCACTGCGCCTCGCTCCGGGTGGCCTGATCGCAGCGACTGTGGACGTCGGGTCGCAGCGCAACACCAGCGCGCTCGTGGAGATTCGCAACGGCGCCAAGGTGCTTGGCAGCAAGGCCGTCGCCCTGACGCCGGGCACCACGCCGGTGCCGGTGGAGATTTCGGTGGATGACGCCGGCGCGGTCTCGCTTGAAGCGCGGGTGACGTCTCCCGGCGATCCACTCGAGACGAACAACACTTTGACGCAGGCCGCATTGGTCGCACCCAGGCCCAAGGTGCTCTATGTGGAGGGGACGCTGGCGAGCTCCCGCTACCTGACCGCGGCCCTGGAGCAGTCGGGCTTCGACGTCGAAGTGCGGCCGGCTGCGGGCCTTCCTGCCAGTGTGGACGGGCTCACGCCTTTCGATGTGGTCGTGCTGAGCGACCTCGCGCGCTCGGTGCTGCCGGACTCGAAAGTTGCAGTGCTCTCGACGTGGGTGGAGGAGTTCGGCGGCGGCCTGCTCGTGGCCGGTGGCGAAGCCGTGTTCGGTGAAGACGGCTATCGCGAATCGCCTCTGGAACGACTGCTGCCGGTGACCTTCGAGCGCAAGGACGAGCCGGAAGTGGCGCTGATCATGGTGCTCGACAAGTCGTGGAGCATGGCCGGCACCAACATCGAGATGCTCCGCGTCTCGGCGCAGGCGGCTGTGGACGTCATGAAAGACGAACACACCCTCGGCATCGTCACATTCAACGACAGTCTGGACTGGACGCTGACGGCACGGCAGGTGGGGCCCAATCGCGAGGTCATTCGCAAGGCCATCGCCGGTATTGAACCGAGTGGCCACACGCTGATCTTCCCTGCGGTGGAACAGGGATATCTGGCGCTGCAGAAGCTCAAGGCGCGTGCGAAGCACGTGTTGCTGCTCTCCGACGGCCGGTCATACCCGGACGACTACGAAACGCTCATCAACAAGATGACGGCCGAGAAGATGACCGTCTCATCTGTCGCCATGGGCGCCGCCGCCGACCGGGAACTGCTGGCGAACATCGCCAAGTGGGGCAAGGGCCGAAACTACGCCGCCGACGACCCCAAGGACGTGCCGCAAATCTTCGTGAAAGAAGCGAAGGACGTCACGTCGCCTGGCTTCGACGAGAAGTTGCTCAAGCCGGTGGTGAAACACGTCGGCTTTCTTGACGGCATTGACTTCAGTCGCGCGCCGCAACTGCGCGGCCGCACCGCCACAGTCATCAAGGACACGGCGCTGGAACTCATCCAGACCGAAGAGGAAGACCCGCTGCTGGCCTACTGGCCGATTGGCGCCGGCCGTGCCGCGGTCTTCGCATCTGACGTGAAGGACCGATGGGCCGCCGACTGGCTCAAGTGGCGTGGCTACGGCCCCTTTTTCTCAGCGGTCGTCAGGGAACTGGCGGGGCAGCGCTTTGCGGCCTGGTCGATGGACCTGGACGTGTCGCCCGCGCGCGGCGTCTCCCGCAGTGTCACCGTCACCGTAGAGGCACGCGAACCCGATGGCCGCCCGCGCAACCTCCTGCGGCCCACCGTGCGCGTCGAAGCCGGCGGCCAACCGCGTGACCTCGTGGCGCGCCAGGTGGCTCCGGGTCGCTATGAAGCGCGCCTGACAACGGATGCGTCGGCTGAGGTATCCGCGACGCTCGTTGATGCAAGCGTGCCCGCGACAGAGGGCCTGTCGCGTCGCTTCGTACCCGATGCCGGCGCCGAGTACCGCTTCGGCGCACCAGACAATACGCTGCTCACCTCGCTGGCCTCGTCTACCGGCGGCACGGTGGCGCCAGATGGCGAGAAGCTCCGAAGCGCGGCCACCGACAGCAGTGCCGCCCGCCGCGCGGGCTGGCCCGGCCTGGTGCTCTTCGCCCTCATCGGTTGGGCCATCGACTTGCTGCTGCGCCGCATCCGCCTCTTCGAACGCTGA
- a CDS encoding MoxR family ATPase, with translation MPTSVEQHIDHFQEHFVKITKEVGRRIVGNEELVANTVTSLLAGGHVLLEGIPGVGKTSLVHTLADVLHLKFSRIQFTPDLMPADIVGTNIVQEHAHGGTFFDFQPGPIFANVVLADEINRATPKTQSALLEAMQEMSVSVGKTTYKLDQPFLVLATQNPLEMEGTYPLPEAQLDRFFFKLKVVYPTEAHMHLIMERTTQATTETVERVVNAEQILQMRHAARLVPVAQPVQGYAIRLTLGSHPHSPYATPMVKKYVRYGASPRAAQALILGAKIHALTQGKAFVSPEDIRAIALPALRHRLLLNFEGEAEQIDSDVMVKELLAGVSVDA, from the coding sequence ATGCCTACATCTGTTGAACAACATATCGATCACTTTCAGGAACACTTCGTTAAAATCACGAAAGAAGTCGGGCGGCGCATCGTCGGCAACGAGGAACTGGTGGCCAACACGGTCACGAGCCTTCTGGCCGGCGGTCACGTGTTGCTCGAAGGGATTCCTGGCGTCGGCAAGACCAGCCTCGTGCACACGCTGGCCGACGTCCTGCACCTGAAGTTTTCCCGCATCCAGTTCACGCCCGACCTGATGCCGGCCGACATCGTCGGCACGAACATCGTGCAGGAACACGCGCACGGTGGAACGTTCTTCGACTTCCAGCCGGGGCCGATTTTTGCGAACGTGGTGCTGGCCGACGAAATCAACCGCGCCACGCCGAAGACGCAGTCGGCGTTGCTCGAAGCGATGCAGGAGATGAGCGTGTCGGTGGGCAAGACCACCTACAAACTCGACCAGCCGTTCCTGGTGCTCGCCACGCAGAACCCGCTGGAGATGGAGGGCACGTATCCGCTGCCCGAAGCCCAGCTTGACCGGTTCTTCTTCAAGCTCAAGGTGGTCTATCCCACCGAAGCGCACATGCACTTGATCATGGAGCGCACGACCCAGGCGACGACCGAGACCGTGGAGCGCGTGGTCAACGCCGAGCAGATCCTGCAGATGCGCCATGCGGCGCGCCTGGTGCCTGTGGCCCAGCCGGTGCAGGGATATGCCATCCGGTTGACGCTGGGCTCGCATCCGCACTCCCCGTACGCCACGCCGATGGTCAAGAAGTATGTGCGCTACGGCGCGAGCCCGCGGGCAGCGCAGGCCCTGATCCTCGGCGCCAAGATTCACGCGTTGACCCAGGGCAAGGCGTTTGTGTCGCCCGAGGATATTCGCGCCATCGCGCTGCCGGCCCTGCGGCACCGGTTGTTGCTCAATTTTGAAGGCGAGGCGGAACAGATCGACAGCGACGTGATGGTCAAGGAACTGCTGGCCGGCGTGTCCGTCGACGCCTGA
- a CDS encoding BatA and WFA domain-containing protein, with protein sequence MSFGAMAGWQAWGLLALTAGVLTWLFYMKIRAPRVRVPSLLLWAKVLDAEREVTLWERIRKTVSWIVIMVTGVLLMLALTRPAPSVVAAGGGRRLIVIDSSWSMGTEMPSGGTRWDRAIAQARTLIAASAGDEVALATTADGLIEGPTTDSVLLEASLDRIAPAGGESGDWPQLADVSVVHFITDGTIPRSTADLVASGARVNVDPVYEAASNVAITAFETHAGSGPDQQAEAYLELANYSAAAQPVRLVVTRGTASVADTSIELAPGEAVRQIVPLGLSGDARVRARISARDNALAIDDEAVAWISGAEPLAVTVVSDAPGFLQVLFERTPGVKATFVATGDYAKPRTGPEHVVIFDHWVPAEAPAKPALFVSPATDGWVGKAVTEKSPMWSTALAHPVLRGVDPSTVSLERARAVESDAWTPVARSATGTPLVSVAETAEHRRVMLGFGFSESESNIALQPAFPVLLVNAIEWLGRPSMGEQVRPGVVSLDAVVSRLTSPDGKLVEVTRFGDAHLARITAPGLYLAEGGGMRSALAVNVGDPQVSNVGRTSLAPAQLAGAAGDASNAPWWPVLIAIAFVFGLVEWWTWHRRITV encoded by the coding sequence ATGAGTTTTGGTGCAATGGCGGGATGGCAGGCCTGGGGCCTGCTGGCGCTCACGGCGGGCGTCCTGACGTGGCTCTTTTACATGAAGATTCGCGCGCCGCGGGTGCGCGTGCCGTCGCTGCTCCTGTGGGCCAAGGTTCTGGACGCGGAACGCGAAGTCACGCTGTGGGAGCGCATCCGGAAGACCGTGTCGTGGATCGTGATCATGGTCACCGGTGTGCTGCTGATGCTCGCCCTGACGCGACCGGCACCGAGTGTGGTGGCCGCAGGCGGCGGGCGCCGGCTCATCGTCATTGATTCCTCGTGGTCCATGGGCACCGAGATGCCGAGCGGCGGCACACGGTGGGACCGCGCGATTGCGCAGGCGCGCACACTGATTGCGGCGTCGGCAGGCGACGAAGTGGCATTGGCCACCACCGCCGATGGACTGATTGAAGGGCCGACCACCGACAGCGTGTTGCTGGAGGCGTCGCTCGACCGCATCGCGCCGGCAGGCGGTGAGAGCGGCGACTGGCCGCAACTCGCCGACGTGTCGGTCGTGCACTTCATTACGGACGGCACCATTCCGCGATCGACCGCCGATCTCGTGGCGTCTGGCGCCAGGGTTAACGTGGACCCGGTGTATGAAGCAGCCTCGAACGTGGCGATCACGGCGTTTGAGACACACGCGGGCAGTGGTCCCGATCAACAAGCGGAAGCCTACCTTGAGCTGGCGAATTACAGCGCTGCGGCGCAACCGGTGCGGCTGGTTGTAACGCGCGGGACCGCAAGTGTGGCTGACACATCAATCGAACTGGCGCCGGGTGAGGCTGTTCGGCAAATCGTCCCCCTCGGTCTCTCCGGGGATGCGCGAGTGCGCGCGCGTATTTCTGCGCGCGACAACGCGCTGGCGATTGATGACGAAGCGGTGGCATGGATCAGCGGCGCCGAACCACTGGCCGTGACGGTCGTGAGCGACGCGCCTGGCTTTCTGCAGGTGTTGTTTGAGCGCACTCCCGGTGTGAAGGCCACGTTCGTGGCGACGGGCGATTACGCGAAGCCCCGCACGGGCCCCGAACACGTCGTGATCTTTGACCACTGGGTGCCGGCTGAGGCGCCGGCAAAGCCCGCGCTGTTTGTATCGCCCGCCACCGACGGGTGGGTGGGCAAGGCGGTGACCGAGAAGTCGCCGATGTGGAGCACCGCGCTGGCGCATCCGGTGCTGCGCGGCGTCGATCCATCCACCGTGAGTCTTGAGCGCGCGCGCGCCGTGGAGTCGGATGCCTGGACGCCTGTGGCGCGGTCGGCCACTGGCACGCCGCTCGTGAGCGTGGCTGAAACCGCAGAACACCGCCGGGTCATGCTGGGGTTTGGTTTCTCGGAAAGCGAATCGAACATCGCCTTGCAGCCGGCGTTTCCCGTGCTGCTGGTGAACGCCATCGAGTGGCTCGGTCGGCCCTCGATGGGGGAGCAGGTGCGGCCGGGTGTGGTCAGTCTGGACGCCGTGGTGTCGCGCCTGACGTCACCCGACGGCAAGTTGGTGGAAGTCACGAGGTTTGGCGACGCGCATCTCGCGCGAATCACCGCGCCGGGGTTGTATCTGGCCGAAGGTGGCGGCATGCGGAGCGCGCTCGCTGTGAATGTGGGCGACCCGCAAGTGTCGAATGTTGGACGCACGTCGCTGGCGCCGGCGCAACTGGCGGGTGCGGCCGGCGACGCGTCGAATGCGCCGTGGTGGCCCGTGCTGATCGCCATCGCGTTTGTGTTTGGGTTGGTGGAGTGGTGGACGTGGCATCGCAGGATTACGGTGTGA
- a CDS encoding carboxypeptidase regulatory-like domain-containing protein, producing the protein MRTRARGITAALMVVTGGAGAWAAQRGAGPGPGGATQVAQVTGTIVGRVVDAGTGQPVAEAQVQLAIRAAAATAPAARLLTGPDGRFVVRDVPIGNGQLTVLAPGYMNGSYGQVRPGGPPLPVVVTAENRVQQVTVRLWKYSAVSGTITDEANAPAVNIAVRAFRRTFASGLPRYAPSGLGRTDDRGAYRISGLAPGDYVVAVQQTQTTMPVASMNALVDSMLNGLGASAAALDLAAAAVMPTGGAGLQVGDQLVSAMSGALPVVSGDGRMAAYLTQYFPAAATPEDATTVTLASGDDRSGVDIRMPLVTTAGISGTVIGPDGPLSGVQVRVVPAGVVNGNDLLSDVARGVTGANGAFQLYGVPAGPHVIKVLRVPRPPLPPGMANNPQIQALLGGSGGPSTPSDALTLFANVPVAVERDITGLVLTLSVGASVSGRVAFVGTAPVPALTNLQVMLTPVGEQATRLSPGRVAEDGRFTVGGSAPGRYLLSAQGAPAGWFVRSAMADGRDALENPIDLAAEDIADVVMTFVDRQTTLSGTVTGANGAPAAATVIVFPAAHREWIARGMASRLTRNVRAQAKGTFTVTGLPARDYLVVALADEDVPDAQDPRVYEALARAATSITLSEDGPRTVVLKIAQVVR; encoded by the coding sequence ATGCGGACCAGAGCGCGCGGAATCACGGCGGCACTGATGGTGGTGACCGGCGGCGCCGGGGCGTGGGCGGCTCAACGGGGCGCAGGCCCCGGTCCAGGCGGCGCCACCCAGGTCGCCCAAGTCACGGGGACCATCGTCGGCCGCGTTGTGGATGCCGGCACCGGTCAGCCCGTCGCCGAAGCGCAGGTCCAACTCGCGATTCGTGCAGCGGCCGCCACGGCGCCGGCCGCGCGTCTGCTCACCGGCCCCGACGGCCGATTCGTCGTCCGTGACGTGCCGATCGGGAACGGACAACTGACGGTCCTTGCGCCGGGATACATGAATGGGTCCTATGGCCAGGTCAGGCCGGGGGGGCCGCCGCTGCCCGTGGTCGTCACGGCGGAAAACCGCGTCCAGCAGGTGACGGTGCGCCTGTGGAAATATTCCGCGGTCTCGGGGACGATCACAGACGAAGCCAATGCGCCGGCAGTGAATATTGCCGTCCGGGCATTTCGACGCACGTTTGCGTCGGGACTGCCGCGCTACGCGCCGAGTGGTCTTGGCCGTACCGACGATCGAGGGGCCTATCGAATCTCTGGACTCGCGCCCGGCGACTATGTTGTGGCGGTGCAGCAGACGCAGACGACCATGCCGGTCGCCTCGATGAACGCGTTGGTGGACAGCATGCTCAACGGCTTGGGCGCGTCGGCCGCCGCCCTCGACCTGGCTGCCGCAGCTGTGATGCCTACGGGCGGCGCCGGTCTGCAGGTCGGTGACCAACTGGTCAGCGCCATGTCTGGTGCGCTGCCTGTCGTGAGTGGCGATGGGCGCATGGCCGCGTATCTCACGCAGTATTTTCCCGCGGCCGCGACCCCGGAAGACGCGACCACGGTGACGCTTGCGTCTGGCGACGACCGCAGTGGCGTGGATATCCGCATGCCCCTCGTGACCACAGCCGGGATCAGTGGCACGGTGATTGGGCCGGACGGGCCGCTGTCAGGCGTTCAGGTCCGTGTTGTGCCTGCCGGTGTGGTCAATGGAAATGACCTTCTGAGCGACGTGGCCCGGGGAGTGACCGGGGCCAATGGCGCCTTTCAGTTGTATGGCGTGCCCGCAGGCCCACACGTCATCAAGGTACTGCGCGTGCCCCGCCCGCCACTGCCGCCGGGCATGGCGAACAATCCGCAGATTCAGGCGCTTCTGGGTGGCAGCGGTGGTCCATCGACGCCGAGTGATGCGCTGACGTTGTTCGCAAACGTACCGGTTGCGGTTGAGCGAGATATCACTGGGTTGGTGCTCACGCTCTCCGTGGGTGCGTCGGTGTCGGGTCGTGTGGCGTTCGTCGGCACGGCGCCGGTACCGGCGCTGACAAATCTTCAGGTGATGCTGACGCCCGTCGGCGAGCAGGCGACTCGGCTGAGCCCCGGGCGGGTCGCTGAGGATGGCCGGTTCACTGTCGGCGGCTCCGCCCCTGGTCGGTACCTTCTCAGTGCCCAGGGTGCCCCGGCAGGCTGGTTCGTACGTTCCGCGATGGCCGATGGGCGTGATGCGCTCGAGAACCCGATCGACCTGGCGGCCGAAGACATTGCCGATGTCGTGATGACGTTCGTTGATCGTCAAACCACGTTGTCGGGGACAGTCACGGGGGCCAATGGCGCGCCGGCGGCCGCCACCGTGATCGTCTTCCCTGCGGCCCATCGGGAGTGGATCGCGCGCGGGATGGCGTCGCGGCTCACGCGAAACGTGCGCGCGCAGGCCAAGGGCACGTTCACTGTTACTGGCTTGCCCGCGCGTGACTATCTGGTCGTGGCCCTGGCCGATGAAGATGTGCCCGACGCGCAGGATCCGCGCGTGTACGAAGCGCTGGCCCGAGCGGCGACCTCGATCACCCTCTCGGAAGATGGGCCACGCACCGTGGTGCTCAAGATTGCGCAGGTGGTGCGATGA